From Musa acuminata AAA Group cultivar baxijiao chromosome BXJ3-8, Cavendish_Baxijiao_AAA, whole genome shotgun sequence, one genomic window encodes:
- the LOC135644344 gene encoding transcription factor bHLH75-like: MGEFAEGFDCLVPYLRFMEMDPNLELTRQLAELNDSVTEKPSLGLTDYSSDYYLLDHPVFSVPFIDDLSSLLPVECQVPIPEPQPVTGSFAEQTHGDRKRKTMTSPHARYGNYSDAFLEAGRAQATTKKQKNGAESGDRGQSNSREVEKPKEVVHVRARSGQATDSHSLAERERRKKINERMKRLQNQVPGCHKMMGMARMLDQTIHYVRSLQKQVEFLSMELSVASYFYDCSLGVEAPAATEADKAQKGQEVERLRREGYGDRTSFHSSVPF; encoded by the exons ATGGGGGAGTTTGCTGAGGGATTCGATTGCCTCGTGCCCTACCTCCGTTTCATGGAAATGGATCCCAACTTGGAGCTGACGAGGCAGCTCGCAGAGCTAAATGACTCCGTCACGGAGAAGCCAAGCCTGGGATTGACGGATTACTCCAGCGATTACTACTTACTCGACCACCCTGTGTTCTCGGTGCCGTTTATTGATGACTTGTCCAGCTTGTTGCCTGTAGAGTGTCAAGTGCCAATTCCGGAGCCGCAGCCTGTCACAGGCTCTTTTGCAGAGCAGACTCACGGAGACAGAAAAAGGAAGACGATGACATCACCTCATGCAAGATACGGGAACTATTCGGACGCCTTCTTAGAGGCTGGCCGGGCACAAGCTACGACGAAGAAGCAGAAGAAT GGTGCAGAAAGTGGGGATAGAGGCCAAAGCAATTCAAGGGAAGTCGAGAAGCCCAAGGAGGTGGTTCATGTGAGGGCAAGAAGTGGCCAAGCCACTGATAGCCACAGCCTAGCTGAGCGG gagagaaggaagaagatcaATGAAAGAATGAAGCGTCTACAAAACCAGGTTCCTGGATGTCACAAG ATGATGGGTATGGCACGGATGCTGGATCAGACCATTCACTACGTGCGATCACTGCAGAAGCAAGTCGAG TTTCTCTCGATGGAACTATCGGTTGCTAGCTATTTCTACGACTGCAGCTTGGGCGTGGAGGCTCCTGCAGCAACAGAG GCAGATAAAGCACAGAAAGGGCAAGAGGTAGAGAGACTGCGGAGGGAGGGCTATGGGGATCGCACCAGCTTCCACTCATCGGTGCCCTTTTGA